The nucleotide sequence GGCGTTGCCGCCGGTGGTCGTTTCCGGCGAGCCGAACATCACACCTATTTTCATCCTAATTTGATTGATAAAAATCACCAGCGTGTTGGAGCGTTTGATGTTGGCGGTGAGCTTGCGCAGCGCCTGGCTCATCAACCGCGCTTGCAGGCCGACGTGGGAGTCACCCATATCGCCTTCGATTTCAGCCTTGGGGGTCAGCGCCGCCACCGAATCGATCACCAAGGTGTCGACCGCGCCGGAGCGCACCAACATGTCGGCGATTTCCAGGGCTTGTTCGCCGGTGTCGGGTTGCGAAACCAACAGGTCATCGACATTGACTCCCAGCTTGGCGGCATAAATCGGGTCCAAGGCGTGTTCGGCGTCGACGAAGGCCGCGCAACCGCCCTGCCGCTGGGATTCGGCGATGACTTGCAAGGCCAGCGTGGTTTTGCCGGATGACTCGGGGCCATAGATTTCGGTCACTCGCCCGCGCGGCAAACCGCCGATGCCCAGCGCGATATCGAGACCCAGCGAGCCGGTCGAAACCGTCATCACATCGCGGGATATGCTGGTATCGCCCAAGCGCATCACGGCGCCCTTACCGAACTGACGTTCGATCTGGGTCAGCGCGCCGGCCAGCGCTTTTTTCTTGTTGTCATCCATTTCGAGGGTCCTTTTGTTGGCAAGGTTGAAAAGGGGTCGGTGAGCTTGGAAACGGTTGTTTTCAGCGATTATTCCACAGAAGCAACGGCTAACCTAGCCCCCGGACCAGCGGCGCAGAACGCGGTATTGTGAGACCGTTTCTTCCGGCAATGATTCGACCAGAGCGATCTCACGGACCGGCCAACAGACTGGCGTGACGGGCGGGCGAGCCGGCGCGGGTCCGGGAAATTTGCGGGCGAGCGTAATGTGAGCCTGGAACGCACGCCGTTCGGGCGTGAAGCCACAATCGCGCAGCAGCCGGCTCAAGTCCGCCACCAACTCGTAAAGTTCCGGCGGGGTTTGGCTGGAGCCCAGCCATAGAATGCGCGGCCGCGGCCAGTAGCCGTAATGATCCAATCTCAATTCCAGCGCCGGTATCCGCACATCCGCGAGCGCAGCTTCGTAAGCCGCATGGCGGGCGGCGTCCGTGGCGCCTAGAAATACCAGCGTCAAATGCAGGTTGGCGTCGCGTATCCGGCGGCGACCGGCGACCTCGGTCGCCAGTGCGGCGATATCCCGGCGCACGGTGTCCTCCGGCCACAGCGCCAGAAACAGTCGCCGGGTTTCAGGCGGGTTGGGAAAAGACATTAATGATCTCTTGCAGCGCGACAGCGACGGTTTGTCGGCGCACGGCGTCGCGATCTCCAGAGAACTGGCGGCGCTCGATCCGGGGCGGTGAACCATCGGCTAAGGCCCAGGCCAGATAAACGGTGCCGACCGGTTTGTCGGGCGTGCCGCCATCGGGGCCGGCGATGCCGCTGACCGCGACGGCGATAACGGCGGAACTGCGTTGCAGGGCGCCGACGGCCATTTCAGCGACCGTTTCGGCGCTGACCGCGCCGTACCGGGCCAGCGTGGACTCCCGCACGCCCAGCAATTCGATTTTGGCGGCGTTGCTGTAGGTGACGAAACCCCGGTCGAACCAGCCGGAACTGCCCGGAATGTCGGTCATCACCTTGGCGATCCAGCCGCCGGTACAGGATTCGGCGGTGGCCAGCAGGGCGTTGCGGCCATGCAAGGTCTGGCCGACTTGCGCGGCCAATGCGTGCAGGGCTGAGCCGGTCATTTCAGCCAGCCTTTTTTGCGGAAGTACCAAAAAGGCGCGGCGATCGAAGTGGCCATCAGGCCGAGCGCGAAGGGGTAACCGAACAGCCATTTGAGTTCGGGCATGAAGTCGAAATTCATGCCGTAAATGCTGGCGATCAGGGTCGGCGGCAGCAGGGCGACCGAGGCCACCGAGAAAATCTTGATGATCTTGTTCTGATTGATGTTGATGAAACCGACCGTGGCGTCCATCAGGAAGTTGATCTTTTCGAACAAGAAGGAGGTATGGCCGTCCAGCGATTCGATGTCGCGCAAAATCTGGCGGGATTCCTCGATCTGTTCGTTGGAAAGCAACCGTCGCCGCATCAAAAAGGAAATCGCGCGGCGGGTGTCCATCAAATTGCGGCGGATGCGACCGTTCAGATCTTCCTCACGAGCGATCCCGGCCAATACCTCGGCGGCGGCTTCATCGGTCAAGTGGGCGGTCAGCACCCGGTTGCCGATCTCTTCCAAATGAGCGTAAATCCCTTCCAAGGCATCGGCGGAATACTCGGCGTCGGTGGCGTACAGATCGAGCAGCACATCCCGGCAGTTTTCAAGATAGCCGGGCTGATGGCGGGCGCGCAGGCGCAATAGCCGGAAAACCGCTAAATCTTCCTCGTGCAGGCTGAACAGGATGTCTTGTCTGAGCACGAAGGCGACCGGCACGTTGCGGGATTCATCGGCCTTGTCGAGCAAAAAATCGGAGCGGATTTGCAAGGAGCCGTTCGCATCCTCAAAACAGCGGGCGCTGGCTTCAATGTCGCCAAAATCGTCTTCATCCGGCAATGTCAGCTTGAACAGCTCTTTGACCAGCAGCCGCTCGTCATCGGTCGGCGCGTAAAAGTCGATCCAAATGGGTCGGGCCTGCTCCAGGTCGGCCTTGGTTTCGATTTGAATTTGGCGGAGGCGGCCGTTTTGCAGTTCGAATGCGTTGATCATGGATTGGACGTGGTTGAGCGATGTGACACGAAAAAGCGGTGAAATGCAGGCTCAGTTAAGGAAAGCGCCTGGTTCGTCGCTAGCGCTATCCAGCAAACCTTTTACCGAGCTTAAGTTGGATTTTCTAAGTCGCCGGCGCGGCCGTGTCGAGGGCGTCGCGGGAAAAGCGTGTTGCGGATCGGTTTGGAAAGGTGCTTGCTGTATGCGCCGGAGGCCGCCGTATCAGAGCTGGCCGGCCCAATTCATTCTGAAATTTTTCAAAACGCGCCGTTGATCCGAGCGCTTTTCGCTAATCAAGCGCCCCAAAGAGGGGTCTCTATAAATAGAGATTCTTTGGGGCGAGCCATGGCCGCTTCAAACGGGATTAGTTGGCGGGTTTGGTGCTGGGCTGGTTGACCTCGCGCTTGATTTCCCTGGCGCCTTCTTTAATCTCCTCTTTGGCGGCGGCCCCGGCGGCTTTAGTCGCCTCGACCGCCGTGGAAGCGGCTTCCTTAGTCACGACAGCGGCGTCGTGGGCGGCTTCCTTGGTGGCGGCGGCGGTCGCGGCAGCGGCTTCCTTGGTGGCGGCGGCGGCGTTAGCGGCGGCTTCCTTGGTCGCCTGGGCGGCGTCGTGGGCGGCTTCCTTGGTGGCGGCGGCGGCGTTAGCGGCGGCTTCCTTGGTGGCGGCGGCGGCTTCCTTGGTCACTTCGACAGTTTTGGCGCCGGCGGCGCTCGCTGCCGCGCCGGCGGCGCTCGCTGCCGCGCCGGCGGCTTCGCCGGCTTTACTCACCGCTTCGCTGGCTTTCTGAGAGGCTTCGCTGGCTTTCTGAGAGGCTTCGCTGGCTTTCACGTCAGCCTTGGCGGCGGCCGCGTCAGCCTTGGCGGCGGTTTGTTGTCTGTCTTCGCAGGCCCCCAGAGCGAGTGTCAGAGCCAATAGGGAGGGGACCAGCAACAAACGAGAATTCATCATCGATATGCTCCTATAAGGATTGGGTTTGTAGGGGGTTTCAAGGCTGTTCCGCAGACTTGGAACTTTGAGCGAGCCTTAAGTTTTGCCTTTATTAAAAATCGTTTTGGTAACGGCTCAACGAATGCCTGGCGCGGCACCTACGCCATCAGGCTAAAGCCGCTCAGGCTGTTGATGTGTGCTGGTCGGCTTCTATCGAAAACCAAAATTTTACAGAT is from Candidatus Competibacteraceae bacterium and encodes:
- the recA gene encoding recombinase RecA is translated as MDDNKKKALAGALTQIERQFGKGAVMRLGDTSISRDVMTVSTGSLGLDIALGIGGLPRGRVTEIYGPESSGKTTLALQVIAESQRQGGCAAFVDAEHALDPIYAAKLGVNVDDLLVSQPDTGEQALEIADMLVRSGAVDTLVIDSVAALTPKAEIEGDMGDSHVGLQARLMSQALRKLTANIKRSNTLVIFINQIRMKIGVMFGSPETTTGGNALKFYASVRLDIRRIGSIKKGDEVVGNETRVKVVKNKMAPPFKQAEFEILYGEGASRLGEVIDLGVKVGLIEKSGAWYSCGGTRIGQGKDNARTYLKENPELARELEDKIRDHFFSRPEAVPGTAEAAAINDDADAPVADELDPEL
- the thpR gene encoding RNA 2',3'-cyclic phosphodiesterase; amino-acid sequence: MSFPNPPETRRLFLALWPEDTVRRDIAALATEVAGRRRIRDANLHLTLVFLGATDAARHAAYEAALADVRIPALELRLDHYGYWPRPRILWLGSSQTPPELYELVADLSRLLRDCGFTPERRAFQAHITLARKFPGPAPARPPVTPVCWPVREIALVESLPEETVSQYRVLRRWSGG
- the pncC gene encoding nicotinamide-nucleotide amidase, translating into MTGSALHALAAQVGQTLHGRNALLATAESCTGGWIAKVMTDIPGSSGWFDRGFVTYSNAAKIELLGVRESTLARYGAVSAETVAEMAVGALQRSSAVIAVAVSGIAGPDGGTPDKPVGTVYLAWALADGSPPRIERRQFSGDRDAVRRQTVAVALQEIINVFSQPA
- the corA gene encoding magnesium/cobalt transporter CorA, whose amino-acid sequence is MINAFELQNGRLRQIQIETKADLEQARPIWIDFYAPTDDERLLVKELFKLTLPDEDDFGDIEASARCFEDANGSLQIRSDFLLDKADESRNVPVAFVLRQDILFSLHEEDLAVFRLLRLRARHQPGYLENCRDVLLDLYATDAEYSADALEGIYAHLEEIGNRVLTAHLTDEAAAEVLAGIAREEDLNGRIRRNLMDTRRAISFLMRRRLLSNEQIEESRQILRDIESLDGHTSFLFEKINFLMDATVGFININQNKIIKIFSVASVALLPPTLIASIYGMNFDFMPELKWLFGYPFALGLMATSIAAPFWYFRKKGWLK